Proteins from one Candida orthopsilosis Co 90-125, chromosome 2 draft sequence genomic window:
- a CDS encoding Lpg20 aldo-keto reductase — protein MSIELKYNNLGESGLKIAPLIVGCMSYGSKRWAEWVLEDEEEIFKILKKCYDVGLRTFDTADVYSNGISETILGKFLKKYDIPRDRIVILTKCFMPMNPRDPDFNAIRAGSLSDKDFANSRGLSRKHILDAVNASVERLGTYIDVLQIHRLDQSTPKKEIMKALNDVVDQGLTRYIGASTMKATEFAQLQFIAQQNGWYKFISMQNYYNLIYREEEREMIPFCKNNDLGKVGIIPWSPIARGVLTRPVGETSKNKRNESDKTFATLGLDALTDADTEIIKRVEKISKDHGESMAVIATAWVISKGCNPIVGLNSEKRVEDIIRATTVELSDEEVKFLEEPYKPKKSLS, from the coding sequence ATGTCAATTGAACTCAAATATAACAATTTAGGTGAATCGGGATTAAAGATTGCCCCATTGATTGTTGGATGCATGTCATATGGTTCAAAGAGGTGGGCAGAATGGGTGTTggaagacgaagaagagATTTTCAAGATTTTAAAGAAATGTTATGACGTTGGATTAAGAACTTTTGATACTGCTGATGTATACTCAAATGGGATATCGGAAACAATTTTGGGTAAATTTCTTAAAAAGTATGATATACCAAGGGACAGAATTGTCATCTTGACCAAATGTTTTATGCCCATGAACCCAAGAGATCCCGATTTCAATGCAATCAGAGCCGGTAGTTTAAGTGATAAGGATTTTGCGAATTCAAGAGGCTTATCAAGAAAACATATTTTGGATGCAGTGAATGCTTCGGTGGAAAGATTGGGAACTTACATTGATGTCTTGCAAATCCATAGATTAGAtcaatcaacaccaaagaAGGAAATAATGAAAGCGCTaaatgatgttgttgatcaagGACTTACAAGGTACATTGGTGCCTCCACAATGAAAGCTACTGAGTTTgctcaattgcaatttatTGCCCAACAAAATGGCTGGTATAAATTCATTAGTATGCAGAATTACTACAACTTGATTTATCGTGAGGAAGAAAGAGAAATGATTCCATTCTGTAAAAATAACGATTTGGGCAAAGTTGGTATCATCCCCTGGAGTCCAATTGCTAGAGGCGTTTTGACAAGACCAGTTGGAGAAACTTCCAAAAACAAGAGAAACGAATCTGACAAGACTTTTGCTACGTTGGGACTTGATGCTTTAACTGATGCTGATACTGAAATCATCAAGCGGGTTGAGAAAATTTCCAAGGATCATGGTGAAAGTATGGCTGTCATTGCAACAGCTTGGGTGATTAGCAAAGGATGTAATCCAATAGTGGGACTCAACTCTGAAAAGCGAGTTGAAGATATTATCAGAGCAACAACTGTTGAATTGAGTGATGAAGAGGTTAAGTTTTTGGAGGAGCCATACAAACCCAAAAAGTCGCTCTCTTAG
- a CDS encoding Fma1 protein (protein similar to oxidoreductases), with protein MKLNVDNKVAVVTGGTRGLGLYCAEALVENGIKTIFITSRKAKACEDAKKHLEEVAKKNSRSVEVVAIPADLAIEEQTVNFYKEVAKRVDKIDILVANAGASWGAPLEEHTVAAVKKVINLNFVGVFHTIQLFTPLLEKAASVEDPSRIIIMSSVASYSTNDIVGTYGYVGSKAAVSHLGRNLAVQFSPRHINVNSILPGWFPTKMANGLIEMGGKLLTETNPRGRLGEPEDLKTVLMFLCSKQANYINGVDLPVDGGAHLNSPAAHF; from the coding sequence atGAAGTTAAACGTTGATAATAAAGTAGCTGTTGTCACTGGTGGAACTCGTGGATTAGGGCTCTATTGCGCTGAAGCCTTGGTTGAAAATGGAATCAAAACCATTTTTATCACTTCACGTAAAGCCAAAGCTTGTGAAGATGCAAAAAAACACTTGGAGGAGGTAGCAAAAAAGAATAGCAGATCAGTTGAAGTTGTAGCAATTCCAGCCGATTTAGCCATCGAAGAACAAACTGTTAATTTTTACAAAGAGGTGGCTAAGAGAGTTGACAAGATTGACATCTTGGTCGCCAATGCTGGTGCTTCATGGGGTGCCCCATTGGAAGAGCACACTGTTGCCGCCGTGAAGAAGgtcatcaatttgaacttTGTAGGTGTCTTTCACACtatccaattgtttacaCCGTTGTTAGAGAAAGCAGCGTCAGTCGAAGACCCATCaagaatcatcatcatgTCATCTGTGGCAAGTTATTCCACAAACGATATAGTAGGAACTTACGGGTACGTTGGCTCCAAAGCTGCCGTGTCCCATTTAGGAAGAAACTTGGCGGTTCAATTCTCGCCAAGACACATCAATGTCAATTCAATCTTGCCTGGTTGGTTTCCTACAAAAATGGCCAAtggattgattgaaatGGGTGGTAAATTGTTGACAGAAACCAATCCTCGAGGTAGATTGGGGGAACCAGAGGACTTAAAAACTgtattgatgtttttgTGTTCAAAGCAGGCCAATTATATCAATGGAGTTGACTTACCAGTCGATGGTGGTGCACATTTGAATAGCCCAGCAGCTCACTTTTAA
- a CDS encoding Atp1 ATP synthase alpha subunit (2 introns; similar to C. parapsilosis CPAR2_105340 and C. albicans ATP1) — MLSARPVLRNAVRSAAVAARSSARVARPTLLTAQRFASAKAAPTEVSAILEERIKGVSDEANLNETGKVLSVGDGIARIYGLNNIQAEELVEFASGAKGMALNLEADQVGVVLFDSDRLVKEGETVKRSGEIVSVPVGPELLGRVVDGLGNPIDGKGPINASGHSRAQVKAPGILPRTSVHEPMQTGLKAVDALVPIGRGQRELIIGDRQTGKTAVALDAMLNQKRWNNGSDEKKKLYCVYVAVGQKRSTVAQLVQTLEQNDALKYSVIVAATASEAAPLQYIAPFTATAIGEWFRDNGRHALICFDDLSKQAVAYRQLSLLLRRPPGREAYPGDVFYLHSRLLERAAKMSEANGGGSLTALPIIETQGGDVSAYIPTNVISITDGQIFLEAELFYKGIRPAINVGLSVSRVGSAAQVKAMKQVAGSLKLFLAQYREVAAFAQFGSDLDASTKQTLARGERLTQILKQKQYHPLAAEEQVPVIFAGVNGYLDDLPVNKVGEFEEAFVAHLKSDYSDLLKSIQEKGELSKDQLDQLHKITKDFVANFN, encoded by the exons ATGTTGTCAGCACGCCCTGTTTTACGTAACGCAGTCCGTTCagctgctgttgctgctaGATCATCAGCCAGAGTT GCTCGTCCAACTTTGTTAACCGCTCAAAGATTTGCTTCAGCCAAGGCTGCCCCAACTGAAGTCTCTGCCATCTTGGAAGAGAGAATCAAGGGTGTTTCCGACGAAGCTAACTTGAACGAGACCGGTAAAGTTTTATCAGTCGG TGATGGTATTGCTCGTATCTACGGTTTAAACAACATTCAAGCTGaagaattggttgaatttgcCTCCGGTGCTAAAGGTATGGCCTTGAACTTAGAAGCTGACCAAGTCGGTGTAGTCTTGTTCGATTCTGATAGATTAGTCAAGGAAGGTGAAACCGTCAAGAGATCTGGTGAAATTGTTTCCGTTCCAGTTGGTCCAGAATTATTGGGAagagttgttgatggtttgGGTAACCCAATTGATGGTAAAGGACCAATCAATGCTTCTGGTCACTCCAGAGCCCAAGTTAAAGCCCCAGGTATCTTGCCAAGAACCTCTGTCCACGAACCAATGCAAACTGGTTTGAAGGCTGTTGATGCCTTGGTTCCAATTGGTAGAGGACAAAGAGAGTTGATCATTGGTGATCGTCAAACTGGTAAGACTGCTGTCGCTTTGGACGCCATGTTGAACCAAAAGAGATGGAACAATGGTTcagatgaaaagaagaagttaTACTGTGTCTATGTTGCCGTTGGTCAAAAGAGATCAACTGTTGCTCAATTGGTCCAAACTTTGGAACAAAATGATGCTCTTAAATATTCCGTTATTGTTGCTGCTACTGCTTCAGAAGCTGCTCCATTACAATATATTGCTCCTTTCACCGCCACTGCTATTGGTGAATGGTTCAGAGACAATGGTAGACATgctttgatttgtttcGATGATTTGTCCAAACAAGCTGTTGCTTACCGTCAattgtcattgttgttgagaagACCACCAGGAAGAGAAGCTTACCCAGGTGATGTTTTCTACTTGCACTCTAGATTGTTGGAAAGAGCTGCCAAGATGTCTGAAGCTAATGGTGGCGGTTCATTGACTGCTTTGCCAATCATTGAAACCCAAGGTGGTGATGTCTCTGCTTATATTCCAACCAATGTTATTTCCATTACTGATGGTCAAATTTTCTTGGAAGCTGAATTGTTCTACAAGGGTATCAGACCAGCTATTAACGTCGGTTTGTCCGTCTCCCGTGTCGGTTCTGCTGCTCAAGTTAAAGCTATGAAGCAAGTTGCTGgttcattgaaattgttctTGGCTCAATACAGAGAAGTTGCTGCTTTCGCTCAATTCGGTTCTGATTTGGACGCTTCAACCAAACAAACTTTGGCTAGAGGTGAAAGATTGACCCAAAtcttgaaacaaaaacaataccaCCCATTGGCTGCTGAAGAACAAGTTCCAGTCATTTTCGCTGGTGTCAACGGTTACTTGGATGACTTACCAGTTAACAAGgttggtgaatttgaagaagcttTTGTCGCTCACCTTAAATCAGACTACTCtgacttgttgaaatctATCCAAGAAAAGGGTGAATTGAGTAAAGACCAATTGGACCAATTGCACAAGATTACCAAAGATTTTGTTGCCAACTTTAACTAA
- a CDS encoding Neo1 protein (S. cerevisiae homolog NEO1 has role in vesicle-mediated transport, Golgi to ER, organization, endocytosis and localizes to Golgi membrane, endosome, COPI-coated vesicle), which produces MTSSSRRFSFSRDVDSFDDLDNSLDRALNSATNTLQLQNGNKHNSRNSSISGGIPLQSIRSDHSDQGYTGDNSPLISNAYPYSGHQSSHHSSSSSLNIAARSVSSKFRRFLRKFIFLFNDAKRELNQERLKVSGASDFRINNLSEERYISAKTTNMRANNIYPSNTVSNAKYNPITFIPIILYEQFKFFFNLYFLVVALSQIVPQLRIGYLSSYIVPLAFVLFVTMLKEASDDITRRRRDREQNYEVYEVMNRQSSLTPEPKHVASKDLRVGDIVRLHKDVRIPADMVLLQSTEKTGEVFIKTDQLDGETDWKLRVAPSVTQNLSNIGSIIDAISLIIGNPTKSIHSFNGQLVYNPPTSTGSTSPTSSETYPLSVDQTLWANAVLASGSALGLVIYTGIETRLSMNTTKSGVKVGLLEIEINSVSKILCAVVFALSVALVLAHGLPLEKTWYIDILRFLILFSTIIPVSLRVNLDLAKSVYASQIQNDPSIPDTIVRTSTIPEDLGRIEYLLSDKTGTLTRNEMNLKRLHLGSVSYAGDTFDIVTDYVKNLINYLNSPQFSSRKKDMAARVCDLVLTLALCHNVTPVFDDDVEDATFGEITYQAASPDEIAIVEFCELVGLKLFKRDRHRITLMHVHTSQLLEFDVLHNFPFSSETKRMGILVKSKFKDEVWFLQKGADTVMSKIVGANDWLDEETGNMAREGLRTLVIGRKLLSTSVYDDFASNYKEASLSMKDRDQTMQKVVSYYLEQDLELLGLTGVEDKLQTDVKPSIELLRNAGIKIWMLTGDKVETAKCVSISARLISRGQYVHQVTKLSDPDLAMDQIEYLRTNPNACLLIDGESLAIYMKYFCDEFLEVAIKLPAVIACRCSPQQKADVAVEIRRVTGKRVCCIGDGGNDVSMIQCADVGVGIVGKEGKQASLAADFSIDQFCYLTKLLLWHGRNSYKRSAKLGQFVIHRGLLISVAQAVYSMSSKFEPIALYKGWLMVGYSTVYTMAPVFSLTLDCDVDEHLTKVYPELYKELTLGKSLSYKTFFMWVFISLYQGCVIQLLSQQFQTIHPKKFTTMVALSFSCLVYNELFMVGLSVNRWNKIMAATIVVTFLAYVGSIPMLSEYFDLGYISSITYLWQTLVILSVSLFPVWLVQYLNRRLRPPTYAKVQQD; this is translated from the coding sequence ATGACCTCGTCATCGAGGCGATTTTCCTTCAGTCGTGATGTTGATTCTTTCGATGATTTGGACAATTCACTAGACAGAGCTTTGAATAGTGCCACAAATACCCTACAGCTACAAAATGGGAATAAACATAATAGCCGAAACAGCTCCATCAGTGGAGGCATACCCTTGCAATCTATAAGATCAGATCACAGCGATCAGGGTTATACTGGTGACAACTCtccattgatttcaaatgcATACCCTTATAGTGGACATCAGTCGTCTCACCATTCATCTAGTTCATCATTAAACATAGCTGCCAGATCAGTGTCATCAAAATTTAGACGCTTTTTAAGAAAGttcatctttcttttcaatgatgCTAAGCGGGAGCTAAACCAAGAAAGGCTAAAGGTGTCGGGAGCTTCCGATTTTagaatcaacaatttgagtGAAGAGAGATACATTTCGGCCAAGACTACCAACATGAGAGCTAACAACATCTACCCTTCAAACACCGTTTCTAATGCAAAGTACAATCCTATCACATTTATACCGATTATTTTGTACGAACAGTTTAagtttttcttcaatttatactttttggtggtggcaTTGTCCCAAATTGTGCCTCAACTAAGAATTGGTTACCTTTCTTCATATATCGTACCATTAGCATTTGTGCTTTTTGTgacaatgttgaaagaagCGAGTGATGACATTACGAGACGTCGAAGAGATAGAGAGCAAAATTACGAAGTTTATGAGGTAATGAATCGCCAGAGCAGCTTAACCCCCGAGCCTAAACATGTAGCCTCAAAAGATTTGCGGGTGGGTGATATTGTTCGATTACACAAAGATGTAAGAATTCCTGCCGATATGGTCTTGCTACAATCAACTGAAAAGACTGGTGAAGTATTCATCAAGACGGACCAGTTGGATGGTGAGACTGATTGGAAATTACGAGTAGCACCAAGTGTCACGCAGAACTTATCAAACATTGGCCTGATTATTGACGCAATATCACTAATTATTGGAAACCCAACAAAATCCATTCACTCGTTTAACGGACAATTGGTATACAACCCGCCCACGTCAACAGGGTCAACCTCCCCAACTTCATCAGAGACATATCCCTTGTCTGTTGATCAAACGTTATGGGCTAATGCGGTCCTAGCATCTGGAAGTGCGCTTGGTTTGGTCATATATACTGGAATTGAAACACGTCTCCTGATGAATACGACAAAAAGTGGTGTCAAAGTCGGTCtacttgaaattgagatCAACagtgtttcaaaaatattgtgCGCAGTCGTGTTTGCTTTATCCGTGGCATTAGTGCTTGCCCATGGTTTACCATTGGAGAAAACGTGGTATATTGATATTCTTCgattcttgattttgttttcgACAATCATTCCAGTGTCGCTTCGTGTTAACCTTGATCTTGCAAAGTCAGTGTATGCCTCACAGATCCAAAATGATCCCTCTATACCCGACACAATTGTAAGAACGTCCACTATTCCAGAAGACCTaggaagaattgaatatcTTCTTAGTGACAAGACGGGTACTCTCACTAGAAATGAAATGAATTTAAAGAGATTGCACTTGGGTAGTGTCAGCTATGCTGGGGACACGTTTGATATTGTCACTGACTATGTAAAAAACTTGATCAACTATCTCAATTCACCCCAGTTTCTGCTGAGAAAGAAAGATATGGCAGCTAGGGTATGTGATTTAGTCTTGACGTTAGCTTTATGTCACAATGTCACCCCagtgtttgatgatgatgtagaAGATGCAACATTTGGGGAAATTACATACCAAGCTGCTTCGCCTGACGAGATTGCCATTGTCGAGTTCTGTGAATTAGTagggttgaaattgtttaaaCGTGATAGGCATAGGATTACCTTAATGCATGTGCATACTAGCCAGTTACTTGAATTTGACGTGTTACACAACTTCCCATTCAGCTCAGAGACGAAGCGTATGGGTATCCTTGTGAAAAGCAAATTTAAGGACGAGGTATGGTTTTTACAAAAAGGTGCAGACACTGTGATGTCGAAAATAGTTGGAGCAAATGATTGGCTTGACGAAGAGACAGGAAACATGGCTAGAGAAGGATTGCGTACGTTGGTAATTGGTCGTAAACTTTTATCAACCAGTGTGTATGACGACTTCGCATCAAATTACAAAGAGGCATCACTTTCAATGAAAGACAGAGATCAAACGATGCAAAAAGTCGTGAGTTACTATTTAGAGCAAGATTTGGAACTTCTCGGATTGACTGGTGTTGAGGACAAATTGCAAACAGACGTAAAGCCATCAATTGAGCTATTGAGGAATGCAGGGATAAAGATATGGATGTTGACTGGTGACAAGGTGGAAACTGCTAAGTGTGTTTCGATTAGTGCACGATTAATCTCACGAGGTCAGTATGTGCACCAAGTAACCAAATTATCTGATCCGGATTTGGCAATGGACCAAATAGAATACTTGAGAACTAATCCCAATGCGTGTTTACTCATTGATGGTGAATCCTTGGCCATATATATGAAGTATTTCTGTGATGAATTTCTAGAAGTAGCTATTAAATTGCCAGCAGTTATTGCTTGTCGTTGCTCGCCACAACAAAAGGCTGACGTTGCTGTTGAAATCAGACGCGTCACTGGTAAACGTGTCTGTTGTATTGGAGATGGTGGTAATGACGTCAGTATGATTCAATGCGCTGATGTCGGtgttggaattgttggTAAGGAAGGTAAACAAGCTTCTTTGGCAGCTGATTTCAgtattgatcaattctGCTATTTAACCAAGTTATTGTTATGGCATGGGAGAAACTCATACAAAAGATCAGCAAAGTTGGGCCAGTTTGTCATCCATAGAGGGTTATTGATATCAGTGGCGCAAGCAGTGTACTCTATGtcatccaaatttgaaCCCATTGCATTATATAAAGGTTGGTTGATGGTGGGATACTCCACTGTATACACCATGGCTCCAGTATTTTCACTTACTTTAGACTGTGATGTCGATGAGCACTTGACCAAAGTGTATCCGGAATTGTACAAAGAATTGACGTTGGGTAAATCATTGTCGTACAAGACCTTCTTTATGTGGGTATTTATTTCGTTATATCAAGGATGTGttatccaattgttgtcTCAGCAGTTTCAAACTATACACCCTAAAAAATTCACCACCATGGTTGctttgtcattttcatgTTTGGTTTATAACGAGTTGTTCATGGTAGGGCTTTCAGTCAATAGATGGAATAAAATAATGGCAGCCACCATCGTCGTGACATTTTTGGCCTACGTTGGATCAATCCCAATGTTGTCGGAATACTTTGATTTGGGGTACATTAGCTCAATTACTTACTTATGGCAAACCTTAGTCATTTTGAGTGTGAGCTTATTCCCAGTCTGGCTAGTACAGTATTTGAATAGAAGATTGAGACCTCCAACTTATGCCAAAGTACAACAAGATTGA
- a CDS encoding Ura6 protein (S. cerevisiae homolog URA6 has uridylate kinase activity, adenylate kinase activity, has role in 'de novo' pyrimidine base biosynthetic process and localizes to cytoplasm, nucleus) has product MFPRQLFTRTSTRNLNSSVILRRLKSTRPPPLPPRPTLKGNTLLILGALVVGSTIAATLYNKDGPKSAFEPSGTTQAKSPEFPPGKINVVFVLGGPGAGKGTQCDILVKERGFTHLSAGDLLRAEQIRKGSKYGELIAKCIKEGTIVPQEVTIELLNNAIKEKYQQGQTKFLVDGFPRKMDQALTFEETIAESALTIFFECPEQVMLQRLLERGKTSGRADDNIESIRKRFRTFVETSMPVVDYFDKQGKVVKVRCDHPIPVVAKQVLEALKDKGIQF; this is encoded by the coding sequence ATGTTCCCCAGACAGCTATTCACTAGAACCAGTACTCGCAATTTGAACCTGAGTGTTATACTTAGAAGACTCAAGTCTACAAGGCCTCCACCTCTACCACCTCGTCCTACCCTCAAAGGAAATACATTGCTCATTTTAGGTGCATTGGTTGTTGGATCTACAATTGCTGCCACATTATACAACAAAGACGGACCTAAATCGGCATTCGAGCCAAGTGGAACAACACAAGCTAAATCGCCTGAATTCCCACCAGGAAAGATCAATGTTGTGTTTGTCCTTGGAGGCCCTGGTGCCGGAAAGGGAACCCAATGCGATATTTTAGTCAAGGAAAGAGGTTTCACTCATTTATCGGCTGGTGACTTGTTGAGAGCCGAGCAAATTAGAAAAGGATCGAAATATGGGGAATTAATTGCCAAGTGCATCAAGGAAGGTACTATTGTCCCACAAGAGgttacaattgaattattgAATAACGCAATCAAGGAAAAATACCAACAAGGACAAACAAAGTTCTTAGTGGATGGGTTCCCAAGAAAGATGGACCAAGCTTTAACTTTCGAAGAGACAATTGCCGAATCAGCATTGACCATTTTCTTTGAATGCCCTGAACAAGTTATGTTGCAAAGATTATTAGAGCGAGGCAAAACCAGTGGAAGAGCTGATGACAATATTGAAAGTataagaaaaagatttagaacatttgttgaaacatCTATGCCTGTGGTTGACTACTTTGACAAGCAGGGTAAAGTTGTCAAAGTTAGATGTGACCACCCAATTCCTGTTGTTGCCAAACAAGTGTTGGAAGCATTAAAGGATAAAGGAATCCAGTTTTAG